One Triticum dicoccoides isolate Atlit2015 ecotype Zavitan chromosome 4B, WEW_v2.0, whole genome shotgun sequence genomic window carries:
- the LOC119294938 gene encoding lecithin-cholesterol acyltransferase-like 1, translating into MERYPLRMVVLLAMLSLSSCCASSAGGGGGQLLHPVILIPGSGGNQLEARLTDDYRPSSLTCRVWPLVRGRGGWFRMWFEPSVVVAPLTRCFAERMMLYYDRDADDYRNAPGVHTRVSDFGSTSTLRYLDPTLKVLTGYMDVLASTLEKAGYEEGHDLFGAPYDFRYGLAAPGHPSQVGSAYLERLRLLVESACAANGGRPAILMAHSLGGLYALQFLARAPPAWRAAHVKRLVTLSAPWGGSVQEMLTFASGNTLGVPFVDPTLIRDEQRSSESNLWLLPTPKVFGNTTLVVSQRHNRTYSAKNVTQFLNDIGFADGVEPYRARIRPLGEVLPEPGVPVTCLVGTGVDTVEILVFGDEGFDAGPVEVVYGDGDGTVNLASLMGPIKAWSDSPSQVLEVVELPKVSHMGILKDKSALDQILRILDSINLNATSTTTYQS; encoded by the exons ATGGAGAGATATCCGCTACGTATGGTCGTGCTGTTAGCTATGCTGTCGCTGAGCTCGTGCTGCGCCTCGTcggccggcgggggcggcgggcagctgctgcACCCGGTGATACTCATCCCGGGCTCCGGCGGCAACCAGCTGGAGGCGCGGCTGACGGACGACTACAGGCCGTCCAGCCTGACCTGCCGGGTGTGGCCGCTGGTGCGCGGCCGCGGCGGCTGGTTCCGCATGTGGTTCGAGCCGTCCGTCGTCGTCGCGCCCCTCACCCGCTGCTTCGCCGAGCGGATGATGCTCTACTACGACCGCGACGCCGACGACTACCGCAACGCGCCCGGCGTCCACACCAGGGTCTCCGACTTCGGCTCCACCTCCACCCTCCGCTACCTCGACCCTACCCTCAA GGTCCTGACGGGGTACATGGACGTCCTGGCGAGCACGCTGGAGAAGGCCGGGTACGAGGAGGGGCACGACCTCTTCGGCGCGCCCTACGACTTCCGCTACGGGCTGGCCGCGCCGGGCCACCCGTCGCAGGTGGGCAGCGCCTACCTGGAGCGCCTCCGGCTGCTGGTGGAGTCCGCGTGTGCGGCCAACGGCGGCAGGCCGGCGATCCTCATGGCGCACAGCCTAGGCGGGCTATACGCGCTGCAGTTCCTAGCGCGCGCCCCGCCCGCCTGGCGCGCGGCGCACGTCAAGCGGCTGGTGACGCTGTCCGCGCCGTGGGGCGGCTCCGTGCAGGAGATGCTCACCTTCGCCTCCGGCAACACCCTCGGCGTGCCCTTCGTCGACCCCACCCTCATCCGCGACGAGCAGCGCAGCTCCGAGAGCAACCTCTGGCTGCTGCCCACGCCCAAGGTGTTTGGCAACACCACGCTCGTCGTCTCCCAGCGCCACAACCGGACCTACTCCGCCAAGAACGTCACGCAGTTCCTCAACGACATCGGGTTCGCCGACGGGGTGGAGCCGTACCGGGCGCGGATACGGCCGCTCGGCGAGGTCCTGCCGGAGCCGGGCGTGCCGGTGACATGCCTCGTGGGCACCGGCGTGGACACGGTGGAGATCCTCGTGTTTGGGGACGAGGGCTTCGACGCGGGGCCCGTGGAGGTGGTGTACGGTGATGGCGACGGGACGGTGAACCTCGCCAGCCTCATGGGACCGATCAAGGCCTGGTCCGACTCGCCGTCGCAGGTCCTGGAGGTGGTGGAGCTGCCCAAGGTGTCGCACATGGGCATCCTCAAGGACAAGAGCGCCCTCGACCAGATCCTCAGGATTCTTGATTCCATCAATCTAAACGCCACGAGCACCACGACTTATCAGTCTTAA
- the LOC119294939 gene encoding serine carboxypeptidase-like 16 isoform X3 encodes MSSKLLRLRTARQRHFLPPPLLQLVPVLLLLPPSRPASAAAATAVTHLPGFDGPLPFNLETGYVGVEEETGAELFYYFVESERSPGTDPLLLWLTGGPRCSVIMGLAFEIGPLKFVLAPYSGGLPELVYNPYSWTKMANILLLDSPVGSGFSFARDPKGYYVGDYSSSSQVQTFLNKWFTDHPQYLSNPFYIGGDSYAGKVIPLIAQGISEGIDMRQQPVINLKGYMVGNPIADPKFDENYKIPSAHGFGIISDQIYESAVKNCKGDYVNPVNEMCVEVLHTINNLISEISIEHILYKKCDIFAPKTIDDASRRNILLEESTQLNKPPARPTIDCFVSLSSSMGCQFDIRISVNVKIVT; translated from the exons ATGTCCTCGAAGCTTCTCCGGCTGCGTACCGCCAGGCAACGCCacttcctgccgccgccgctgctgcagctCGTCCCCGTCCTCCTGCTCCTGCCGCCGTCACgcccggcgtcggcggcggcggcgacggcggtcacGCACCTTCCCGGATTCGATGGCCCTCTGCCCTTCAACCTTGAAACAGG GTACGTGGGCGTGGAGGAGGAGACCGGGGCGGAGCTCTTCTACTATTTCGTCGAGTCGGAGAGGAGCCCCGGCACCGACCCTCTGCTCCTATGGCTCACCGGCGGTCCCCGCTGCTCGGTCATCATGGGCCTGGCCTTTGAAATCG GTCCTCTGAAGTTTGTGTTGGCACCGTATAGTGGCGGTTTGCCGGAGTTGGTGTATAACCCATATTCATGGACAAAG ATGGCAAACATACTCTTATTGGATTCACCGGTCGGTTCCGGTTTTTCGTTCGCTCGTGATCCCAAAGGCTACTATGTTGGGGACTACTCGTCATCTTCGCAGGTCCAAACATTTCTAAATAAG TGGTTCACGGATCATCCGCAGTACCTTTCAAATCCTTTCTACATTGGTGGAGATTCATATGCTGGAAAGGTGATTCCACTTATTGCACAAGGCATTTCAGAAG GAATTGACATGAGGCAGCAACCTGTCATCAATCTCAAG GGATATATGGTTGGCAACCCTATAGCAGATCCAAAGTTTGATGAAAATTACAAAATTCCTAGTGCTCATGGCTTTGGGATAATATCTGATCAAATATATGAG AGTGCTGTGAAGAATTGCAAAGGAGATTACGTTAACCCCGTGAATGAAATGTGTGTTGAAGTGTTGCATACTATCAATAAT CTCATTTCTGAAATTTCAATTGAACACATCTTGTACAAAAAATGTGACATTTTTGCGCCAAAGACCATAGACGATGCTTCAAGAAGAAATATTTTGTTGGAAGAATCTACCCAGTTAAACAAGCCACCTGCTCGTCCAACTATAGATTGTTTTGTCAGTCTCTCTTCATCCATGGGGTGTCAGTTTGATATAAGAATTTCGGTGAATGTGAAAATTGTCACATGA